CCCCTGTACCAGCGCCCCCAGCTGGTGGCGGCCCGCAAGAACCTCGCCAACGCGGGCGCCTTCGGCTTCGAGACCCCCGTCCACGAGGACATGGGTTTCCTGAAGAAGGGGACCGGTGGCGCCGAGGCCTCGGTGAGCCCGTCGTCGTGACCTGGCGCCCCGGGCCGGTGCGCCCCCGCCCCGGCAAGCCGCAGCCCTCGGGGCCCCGTACCATGGGGTGAGGCCGTGGCATGTACCGCCCGGCAGGCCCGCGTGACACGGACGTACGCAAGGGCCGTCCTCACATCTCCGGGAGTACGCCTCAATATGGCCACGCGCCACGACATCCGCAACGTCGCCATCGTCGCCCACGTCGACCACGGCAAGACCACCATCGTCGACGGAATGCTCAAGCAGGCCGGTGCCTTCGCCGCGCACCAGCTCGACTCCGTCGACGACCGCATGATGGACTCGAACGACCTGGAGCGTGAGAAGGGCATCACGATCCTGGCCAAGAACACGGCGGTGAAGTACCACCCGAAGGATGGCGGCGACGTCATCACCATCAACATCATCGACACCCCCGGCCACGCCGACTTCGGTGGCGAGGTCGAGCGCGGTCTGTCGATGGTCGACGGCGTCGTCCTGCTCGTGGACGCCTCCGAGGGCCCGCTGCCGCAGACCCGCTTCGTGCTGCGCAAGGCGCTCCAGCAGCGGCTGCCGATCATCCTGTGCATCAACAAGACGGACCGTCCGGACTCCCGGATCGACGAGGTCGTCAACGAGACCTACGACCTCTTCCTCGACCTGGACGCCGACGAGGAGCAGATCGAGTTCCCGATCGTCTACGCCTGCGGCCGGGACGGCGTCGCCTCCCTCACCAAGCCCGAGGACGGCACGGTCCCGTCGGACTCCACCAGCCTGGAGCCGTTCTTCTCGACGATCCTGGACTACATCCCCGCCCCGACCTACGACGAGGACGCCCCGCTCCAGGCGCACGTGACCAACCTGGACGCCGACAACTTCCTCGGCCGTATCGCCCTGCTGCGCGTCCACCAGGGCGAGCTGAAGAAGGGCCAGACGGTCGCCTGGATGAAGCGCGACGGGACCGTCAGCAACGTGCGCATCTCCGAGCTGATGATGACCGAGGCGCTCACCCGCAAGCCCGCCGAGAAGGCCGGCCCCGGTGACATCTGCGCGGTCGCCGGTATCCCGGACATCATGATCGGCGAGACGCTGGCCGACCAGGAGAACCCGGTCCCGCTGCCGCTGATCACGGTGGACGAGCCCGCGATCTCCATGACCATCGGCACCAACACCTCGCCGCTGGTCGGCCGCGGCGCCACCGGCAAGGGCGCGGACAACAAGGCGGTCGTCAAGGACCGCAAGGTCACCGCCCGCCAGGTCAAGGACCGCCTCGACCGCGAGCTCATCGGCAACGTCTCGCTCCGCGTCCTGGACACCGAGCGCCCCGACGCCTGGGAGGTGCAGGGCCGCGGTGAGCTGGCGCTGGCCATCCTGGTCGAGCAGATGCGCCGCGAGGGCTTCGAGCTGACCATCGGCAAGCCGCAGGTCGTCACCCGCGAGATCGACGGCAAGGTCCACGAGCCGGTCGAGCGCATGACGATCGACGTGCCCGAGGAGCACATGGGCGCGGTCACGCAGCTCATGGGCGTGCGCAAGGGCCGGATGGACAACATGTCCAACCACGGCTCGGGCTGGGTCCGCATGGAGTTCGTCGTGCCGTCCCGCGGTCTGATCGGTTTCCGTACCGAGTTCCTGACCCAGACCCGCGGCACCGGTATCGCCCACTCCATCCACGAGGGCCACGAGCCCTGGTTCGGCACCCTCACGACCCGTAACAACGGCTCGCTGGTCGCCGACCGCTCCGGTGCCGTCACCGCGTTCGCGATGACGAACCTCCAGGAGCGCGGCGTGCTCTTCACGGAGCCCGGCACCGAGGTGTACGAGGGCATGATCGTCGGCGAGAACTCCCGCTCCGACGACATGGACGTCAACATCACCAAGGAGAAGAAGCTCACGAACATGCGGTCGTCCTCGGCCGACTCGTTCGAGGCGATCGTCCCGCCGCGCAAGCTCTCGCTGGAGCAGTCGCTGGAGTTCTGCCGCGACGACGAGTGCGTCGAGGTGACCCCGGAGGCCGTTCGCATCCGCAAGGTGAACCTGGACGCCCGCGAGCGCGCCCGCGCCGCGAGCCGCGCCAAGCACGGCTGATCCACCCGCCGCCGGGCGCACGTTCGGCACCGCGGAAAGCCCGGGCACCCCCATCACGGGGGTGCCCGGGCTTTTTTCAAGCGGTTTTCCGGGGCCGGGACGCTTCCCGGAGGCCCTCTGAGCGCTCTCCGGTGTCCGAAACACGGAGATCGACGCCCGATAGCCATGTAACACGTCCGTTTCGCGGCCTTCTCGTCCCGAACAGTTTGTCCAGATTTTGGAAGATCTACCTGTCAGCTGTGACTGAATTGAGATTTAAAGACGGTGGTCGGTCCTTCTGCTCATGGCAGATAGTTAGCCGCGTAGCGCTCGGGTCAATGGGTCACGTGCTGTGGGGACAGCACTCGACTCACGAGCACCAGGGGGTGTCTGAACTTCCGTCAGGGGTGTCGGAAGACAGACGTGTGCCCCCTCCTGTCGGTGAACACGTGGAGTCATGAGGAGGAGCCCCATGCGCGGTGTCACGCACACCAGGTGGGTCACTTGGTCCGTCGCCCCCAACTTCGCCCCGTCGGACGGCGATCGACTCTGAGAAGCGGGCCGGCCGCTGACGTCCGGGCTTCCGGCTACGCGCGTCCGGCTGCGGGTTTCCCTCGTTCCCCGGGATCCCCCGACGCTTCTTCATGATCCGTTCCGCGATCGCGCACATCCCGCGCCGGTCGTCGGTCCGGCACACCCACACCTGTGAAATGGGCGAACTGTGACAAGTCCAATCGACATCGA
This region of Streptomyces ambofaciens ATCC 23877 genomic DNA includes:
- the typA gene encoding translational GTPase TypA, with product MATRHDIRNVAIVAHVDHGKTTIVDGMLKQAGAFAAHQLDSVDDRMMDSNDLEREKGITILAKNTAVKYHPKDGGDVITINIIDTPGHADFGGEVERGLSMVDGVVLLVDASEGPLPQTRFVLRKALQQRLPIILCINKTDRPDSRIDEVVNETYDLFLDLDADEEQIEFPIVYACGRDGVASLTKPEDGTVPSDSTSLEPFFSTILDYIPAPTYDEDAPLQAHVTNLDADNFLGRIALLRVHQGELKKGQTVAWMKRDGTVSNVRISELMMTEALTRKPAEKAGPGDICAVAGIPDIMIGETLADQENPVPLPLITVDEPAISMTIGTNTSPLVGRGATGKGADNKAVVKDRKVTARQVKDRLDRELIGNVSLRVLDTERPDAWEVQGRGELALAILVEQMRREGFELTIGKPQVVTREIDGKVHEPVERMTIDVPEEHMGAVTQLMGVRKGRMDNMSNHGSGWVRMEFVVPSRGLIGFRTEFLTQTRGTGIAHSIHEGHEPWFGTLTTRNNGSLVADRSGAVTAFAMTNLQERGVLFTEPGTEVYEGMIVGENSRSDDMDVNITKEKKLTNMRSSSADSFEAIVPPRKLSLEQSLEFCRDDECVEVTPEAVRIRKVNLDARERARAASRAKHG